The following are from one region of the Nocardioides marmotae genome:
- a CDS encoding HelD family protein: MSEAAAASQHDQQDQHVAEREVAAEQAFVDRVYRQLSESADAARQLAQEGHQRGRLGHEGGLVERDAMVFQAAKRIAQLDAAHEGLVFGRLDLEPEVDTAPRYVGRIGLRDADRDSLLIDWRAPAAAVFYQATAAEPHHVIRRRVLRCTGPQVVGVEDELLDADALERSGLDLPIVGEGALMAQLSRARDRSMHSIVATIQAEQDKAIRAPSKGVVTISGGPGTGKTVVALHRAAFLLYTERRRYETGGVLVVGPSGVFMRYIERVLPSLGETAVALRSLGEVVDGVRATRHDEPAVADVKGAARMAELMRRTARQQAPGSPTEFRIFYRDDTIVLDRGLLGRLRRQLMSQGRRNKQLPRVAPTLLDAMWRQVRGERGRDRGRESFQEEMLSDQRFVDFAVAWWPPLDAPTVLGWLRDPDILARVGEGVVSAEEQRLLLKSWSGASDLSVADVALLDELRYALGDVPAKPEDDRDDPLAVIEGAVDLQELTTAADREYAPSGRAWAPPQHRIEDDGFAHVLVDEAQDLTPMQWRMVGRRGRAASWTIVGDPAQSSWPVREEAEAARAEALEGKRIHSFHLSTNYRNSAEIYAYAEAYARRVGLDADLPTAVRSTGVEPVEVTGVADLEAATREAVVDVAGRVGGTVGIVVPVARRSEVNSWLASWPELADAAPSARAAVDSSVTPSGEDRVVVLTGLDTKGLEFDGIVVVRPQEIEDESLTGRATLYVVLTRATQLLTTIS; this comes from the coding sequence TTGTCGGAAGCAGCAGCAGCCAGCCAGCACGACCAGCAGGACCAGCACGTCGCGGAGCGGGAGGTCGCGGCGGAGCAGGCATTCGTCGACCGCGTCTACCGACAGCTGAGCGAGTCGGCCGACGCGGCGCGGCAGCTCGCCCAGGAGGGCCACCAGCGTGGCCGCCTCGGCCACGAGGGCGGCCTCGTCGAGCGCGACGCGATGGTCTTCCAGGCCGCGAAGCGGATCGCCCAGCTCGACGCCGCCCACGAGGGCCTGGTCTTCGGCCGGCTCGACCTCGAGCCCGAGGTCGACACCGCGCCCCGGTACGTCGGCCGGATCGGCCTGCGCGACGCCGACCGCGACTCCCTGCTGATCGACTGGCGGGCGCCCGCGGCCGCGGTGTTCTACCAGGCCACGGCCGCCGAGCCGCACCACGTCATCCGCCGCCGGGTGCTGCGCTGCACCGGCCCGCAGGTCGTCGGCGTCGAGGACGAGCTGCTCGACGCCGACGCGCTGGAGCGCTCCGGCCTCGACCTGCCGATCGTCGGCGAGGGCGCGCTGATGGCGCAGCTCTCCCGCGCCCGGGACCGGTCGATGCACTCGATCGTCGCGACCATCCAGGCCGAGCAGGACAAGGCGATCCGTGCGCCCTCCAAGGGCGTCGTCACGATCTCCGGCGGCCCCGGCACCGGCAAGACGGTCGTCGCGCTGCACCGCGCGGCGTTCCTGCTCTACACCGAGCGGCGCCGCTACGAGACCGGCGGCGTGCTCGTCGTCGGCCCCAGCGGGGTGTTCATGCGCTACATCGAGCGGGTGCTGCCCAGCCTCGGCGAGACCGCCGTCGCGCTGCGCTCGCTCGGCGAGGTCGTCGACGGCGTCCGCGCCACCCGCCACGACGAGCCGGCGGTCGCCGACGTCAAGGGCGCGGCGCGGATGGCCGAGCTCATGCGGCGTACGGCGCGGCAGCAGGCCCCGGGCAGCCCCACCGAGTTCCGCATCTTCTACCGCGACGACACGATCGTCCTGGACCGCGGCCTGCTGGGTCGGCTGCGTCGCCAGCTGATGTCGCAGGGCCGCCGCAACAAGCAGCTGCCGCGGGTCGCCCCCACGCTGCTCGACGCGATGTGGCGGCAGGTGCGTGGCGAGCGCGGCCGGGACCGCGGGCGCGAGTCGTTCCAGGAGGAGATGCTCTCCGACCAGCGGTTCGTCGACTTCGCCGTCGCCTGGTGGCCGCCGCTGGACGCCCCGACCGTGCTCGGCTGGCTGCGCGACCCCGACATCCTGGCCCGGGTCGGCGAGGGCGTGGTCAGCGCCGAGGAGCAGCGGCTGCTGCTCAAGTCGTGGTCCGGCGCCTCGGACCTCTCGGTCGCCGACGTCGCGCTCCTCGACGAGCTGCGCTACGCCCTCGGCGACGTGCCGGCCAAGCCCGAGGACGACCGCGACGACCCGCTCGCGGTCATCGAGGGCGCGGTCGACCTGCAGGAGCTCACCACCGCCGCCGACCGCGAGTACGCCCCCTCCGGCCGCGCCTGGGCCCCGCCGCAGCACCGGATCGAGGACGACGGCTTCGCCCACGTGCTCGTCGACGAGGCCCAGGACCTCACCCCGATGCAGTGGCGGATGGTCGGCCGCCGCGGCCGCGCCGCCTCCTGGACCATCGTCGGGGACCCCGCCCAGTCGTCCTGGCCGGTGCGGGAGGAGGCCGAGGCCGCCCGCGCCGAGGCGCTCGAGGGCAAGCGGATCCACTCCTTCCACCTCTCGACGAACTACCGCAACTCCGCGGAGATCTACGCCTACGCCGAGGCCTACGCCCGCCGCGTCGGGCTCGACGCCGACCTGCCCACCGCGGTCCGCTCCACCGGCGTCGAGCCGGTCGAGGTGACCGGGGTGGCCGACCTCGAGGCCGCCACCCGCGAGGCCGTCGTCGACGTCGCGGGCCGGGTCGGCGGCACCGTCGGCATCGTCGTGCCGGTCGCCCGCCGCTCGGAGGTCAACTCCTGGTTGGCCTCCTGGCCCGAGCTCGCCGACGCCGCGCCCAGCGCGCGCGCCGCCGTCGACTCCTCGGTGACCCCCTCGGGGGAGGACCGCGTCGTCGTGCTCACCGGCCTCGACACCAAGGGCCTGGAGTTCGACGGGATCGTCGTCGTCCGCCCCCAGGAGATCGAGGACGAGTCGCTCACCGGCCGCGCCACGCTGTACGTCGTGCTCACCCGCGCCACCCAGCTGCTCACCACGATCAGCTGA
- a CDS encoding enoyl-CoA hydratase-related protein — translation MSDELVHYAVADDVATITLDSPHNRNALSGQLVRELGERLEQAESDPAAKVVLVRAEGTVFCSGADLSEASAAGSEDAPRGIVRLQRLMVGSTKPVVLRLQGAVRAGGIGLVAAADVVVANEDATFALTEVKLGLAPAVISLTVLPRLTSRAAAYTFLTGETFTGTEAERMGLVTRAVPAAELDAEVARVCASLATGAVQGLRETKALLAHDLLERIDRLGDDVAAQSARLFGSAEAREAMTAFLSRKK, via the coding sequence ATGTCCGACGAGCTGGTCCACTACGCGGTCGCCGACGACGTCGCGACCATCACCCTCGACTCCCCGCACAACCGCAACGCGCTGTCCGGGCAGCTGGTTCGGGAGCTCGGCGAGCGCCTGGAGCAGGCGGAGTCCGACCCGGCGGCGAAGGTGGTGCTGGTGCGCGCGGAGGGGACGGTGTTCTGCTCCGGCGCGGACCTGTCCGAGGCCTCGGCGGCGGGGTCGGAGGACGCGCCGCGGGGGATCGTGCGGCTGCAGCGCCTGATGGTCGGCTCGACCAAGCCGGTCGTGCTGCGGCTCCAGGGCGCGGTGCGGGCGGGCGGGATCGGCCTGGTCGCGGCCGCGGACGTGGTCGTGGCCAACGAGGACGCGACCTTCGCGCTGACCGAGGTCAAGCTCGGCCTGGCGCCGGCGGTGATCTCGCTGACGGTGCTGCCGCGGCTGACGTCGCGCGCGGCGGCGTACACGTTCCTGACCGGCGAGACCTTCACCGGCACCGAGGCGGAGCGGATGGGGCTGGTGACCCGTGCGGTGCCCGCGGCCGAGCTCGACGCCGAGGTTGCGCGGGTGTGCGCGTCGCTGGCGACCGGCGCGGTCCAGGGGCTGCGCGAGACCAAGGCGCTGCTCGCGCACGACCTGCTGGAGCGGATCGACCGGCTCGGCGACGACGTGGCGGCGCAGAGCGCGCGGCTCTTCGGCTCGGCCGAGGCCCGCGAGGCGATGACGGCGTTCCTGTCCCGGAAGAAGTGA
- a CDS encoding HNH endonuclease signature motif containing protein gives MAKDSRHHAHTVCRAVAKSRRKTRQAATADLWSMSDEDVEATILEAEKLRAQADALALRLVAEADRRHAGERAGATDTAAWWAHRTRQERRVAKGRARLAESLDRHAPTSAALVEGAISVDHARVITSCVDRLPDDLEDPTVPARAEQHLLDEAAHLDPKTLAVLAKHVLTVVAPEIGEARDARALEREEREARANAWLTMCPDGKGSVRGKFSIPELHAAMLHKTLLAYAAPKHQTATRTEDPEAEQVERRPSPERMGDAFCEFLERLPTDGLPKLGGLNATVVVTMDLESLVGGLAPGVLDDGGVISAATARRLACEAGLIPAVLGSRSELLDLGRRTRLFSGAQRRGLNLTQPTCTADGCDWPAHLCHAHHDQPWSHGGTTDLANARNLCPRHHARIHDPAFETTHLPDGKVAFHRRT, from the coding sequence ATGGCCAAGGACTCGCGACACCACGCACACACCGTGTGCCGGGCTGTCGCGAAGTCCCGCCGCAAGACCCGCCAGGCGGCCACGGCGGACCTGTGGTCGATGTCCGACGAGGACGTCGAAGCCACCATCCTCGAAGCCGAGAAGCTCCGCGCGCAGGCCGACGCCCTCGCACTCCGACTGGTCGCCGAGGCCGACCGGCGCCACGCCGGCGAACGAGCCGGGGCGACCGACACCGCCGCCTGGTGGGCGCACCGCACCCGGCAGGAGCGGCGGGTGGCCAAGGGCCGGGCGCGGCTGGCGGAATCACTGGACCGGCATGCGCCCACCTCGGCCGCGCTGGTCGAGGGCGCGATCTCGGTCGACCACGCCCGGGTGATCACGTCGTGTGTCGATCGGCTCCCCGACGACCTCGAGGACCCCACCGTCCCCGCCCGCGCTGAGCAGCACCTCCTCGACGAGGCCGCCCACCTCGACCCGAAGACGCTTGCGGTGCTCGCCAAGCACGTCCTGACCGTGGTCGCGCCCGAGATCGGCGAGGCCCGCGACGCCCGCGCCCTCGAACGGGAAGAACGCGAGGCCCGCGCCAACGCCTGGCTGACCATGTGCCCCGATGGGAAGGGCTCGGTGCGCGGGAAGTTCTCCATCCCCGAGCTGCACGCCGCGATGCTCCACAAGACCCTCCTCGCATACGCCGCACCCAAGCACCAGACCGCTACCCGCACCGAAGACCCCGAGGCGGAGCAGGTCGAGCGGCGGCCCTCGCCGGAGCGGATGGGGGATGCGTTCTGTGAGTTCCTCGAACGGCTCCCCACCGACGGGCTCCCGAAGCTCGGTGGCCTCAACGCGACCGTCGTGGTCACGATGGACCTCGAGTCACTCGTCGGTGGGCTCGCGCCCGGTGTGCTGGACGACGGCGGGGTCATCTCCGCGGCGACCGCACGTCGGCTGGCCTGCGAGGCGGGACTGATCCCGGCGGTGCTCGGTTCGAGGTCCGAGCTGCTCGACCTCGGCCGTAGGACGCGACTCTTCTCAGGCGCCCAGCGCCGCGGGCTCAACCTGACCCAGCCGACCTGCACCGCAGACGGTTGCGACTGGCCAGCCCACCTCTGCCACGCCCACCACGACCAGCCCTGGTCACACGGCGGCACGACCGACCTGGCCAACGCCCGCAACCTCTGCCCCAGACACCACGCCCGGATCCACGACCCAGCCTTCGAGACCACCCACCTCCCCGACGGCAAGGTCGCCTTCCACCGAAGGACATAG
- a CDS encoding molybdopterin-dependent oxidoreductase: MNRLLAALSGVLATLAGVAAGHLAAALLDPATSPVLAVGSQVIDLTPTPVKEWAISQFGTRDKPILIGSVLVGVVLLAAVAGLLARRRFAYGAAVFVLLVAVPAVIAVTRPTAGVSAVAPSLVALVVGLAALAWLVRAAAPAAVGGRVGAPAEDRVEDRPGEAGGPSRRGLLVAMGVVAGAAAVLGGAGRWVASYRTRAVAIDLPAAAKPLPPLPEGLEERFAGITPLQVANSDFYRVDTRLDVPIVDVEEWTLTIDGDVEEEVTFTLDDILAMDLVEKDITLTCVSNSVGGEFVGGARWLGVPLNELLDRAGVGTRADQILSTDVDGMTISTPLALATDGRDALLAVGMNGEQLPREHGFPARMVIPGLYGFISATKWVTRMTLTTYDAETAYWTDRDWATEAPIKPSSRIDTPRALAPLDVGEVVVGGVAWAQQNGGVGTVQVRIDGGPWQDAELGPDVGNDYWRQWFYRWDAASGQHRIASRVVDGDGGPQSPARANPFPEGSSGIQELIVTVG, from the coding sequence GTGAATCGACTCCTCGCCGCCCTGTCCGGCGTCCTCGCCACGCTCGCCGGCGTGGCCGCCGGGCACCTCGCGGCCGCTCTCCTCGACCCGGCGACCTCGCCGGTCCTGGCGGTGGGCTCGCAGGTCATCGACCTGACGCCCACCCCCGTCAAGGAGTGGGCGATCAGCCAGTTCGGCACCCGCGACAAGCCGATCCTCATCGGGTCGGTCCTCGTCGGGGTGGTCCTGCTGGCGGCCGTCGCCGGCCTGCTCGCCCGCCGGCGCTTCGCGTACGGCGCCGCCGTGTTCGTCCTGCTCGTCGCCGTGCCCGCCGTCATCGCCGTCACCCGGCCCACCGCCGGCGTCTCCGCGGTGGCGCCGAGCCTGGTGGCGCTCGTCGTCGGCCTCGCCGCCCTCGCCTGGCTGGTGCGGGCGGCGGCTCCTGCGGCCGTCGGTGGCCGGGTCGGTGCCCCCGCTGAGGACCGTGTCGAGGACCGCCCGGGGGAGGCCGGCGGGCCGTCCCGCCGCGGGCTGCTCGTGGCGATGGGCGTCGTGGCCGGCGCCGCGGCCGTGCTCGGCGGCGCGGGCCGCTGGGTCGCGTCGTACCGCACCCGCGCCGTCGCCATCGACCTCCCCGCCGCCGCGAAGCCGCTGCCGCCGCTGCCCGAGGGGCTGGAGGAGCGGTTCGCCGGGATCACGCCGCTGCAGGTGGCGAACAGCGACTTCTACCGCGTCGACACCCGGCTCGACGTGCCGATCGTCGACGTCGAGGAGTGGACGCTCACCATCGACGGCGACGTCGAGGAGGAGGTCACCTTCACCCTCGACGACATCCTCGCCATGGACCTGGTCGAGAAGGACATCACGCTGACCTGCGTGTCCAACAGCGTCGGTGGCGAGTTCGTCGGCGGCGCCCGCTGGCTCGGCGTACCGCTGAACGAGCTGCTCGACCGCGCCGGCGTCGGCACCCGCGCCGACCAGATCCTCTCCACCGACGTCGACGGCATGACGATCTCCACGCCGTTGGCGCTCGCCACCGACGGGCGCGACGCGCTGCTGGCCGTCGGCATGAACGGCGAGCAGCTCCCGCGCGAGCACGGGTTCCCCGCGCGGATGGTCATCCCCGGCCTCTACGGCTTCATCAGCGCCACGAAGTGGGTCACCCGGATGACCCTGACGACGTACGACGCGGAGACGGCGTACTGGACCGACCGCGACTGGGCCACCGAAGCCCCCATCAAGCCCTCCAGCCGGATCGACACCCCCCGCGCGCTCGCACCGCTCGACGTCGGTGAGGTCGTCGTCGGCGGTGTCGCGTGGGCCCAGCAGAACGGCGGCGTCGGCACCGTCCAGGTCCGCATCGACGGCGGTCCCTGGCAGGACGCCGAGCTCGGGCCCGACGTCGGCAACGACTACTGGCGGCAGTGGTTCTACCGATGGGACGCCGCCTCCGGCCAGCACCGGATCGCCTCCCGCGTGGTCGACGGAGACGGCGGCCCGCAGTCCCCCGCCCGCGCCAACCCCTTCCCCGAGGGCTCCAGCGGCATCCAGGAGCTCATCGTCACCGTCGGCTGA
- a CDS encoding hemolysin family protein produces the protein MTPLLSLLLGLLVVLAITAVTGYFVAQEFAYMAVDRSRLKARAAAGDATARRALKVTRRTSFMLSGAQLGITVTGLLVGYVAEPLIGDSLGTMLGGVGVPTAVGVGVGTVLALVFSTFVQMLFGELFPKNLAIARPGPVADRLAFSTLAYLKATGPLIWVFDQSSNLLLRALRIEPVHDVEHSATARDLEHIVADSREAGDLPEELSVLLDRILDFPTRDVEHAMVPRPRVGTVPEGTPVADVRRLMATGHSRYPVLDAAGGVLGVVHLADVLDAPAGAQLADLTRPALVVPTRMALPDALEELVHSRNELAAVIDEHGGFVGALTVEDLAEELVGELTDEHDEQVRVVLDDAGGSWLVAGDQPLDEVERTLDQDLPTGDYQTLAGLVIAEHGRLPEVGTVVDIRLPDDPADLVHEGEPHARHARMEVVEVEQHVPALLRITLVPAGTGEES, from the coding sequence ATGACCCCGCTCCTCTCCCTCCTCCTCGGCCTGCTGGTCGTGCTGGCGATCACCGCCGTCACCGGCTACTTCGTGGCCCAGGAGTTCGCCTACATGGCGGTGGACCGCTCCCGCCTCAAGGCCCGCGCCGCCGCCGGCGACGCCACCGCCCGCCGCGCGCTGAAGGTCACGCGTCGCACCTCGTTCATGCTGTCGGGCGCCCAGCTCGGCATCACCGTCACCGGCCTGCTGGTCGGGTACGTCGCCGAGCCGCTCATCGGCGACTCGCTGGGCACGATGCTCGGCGGCGTCGGGGTCCCGACCGCGGTCGGCGTCGGAGTCGGCACGGTCCTGGCGCTGGTCTTCTCGACCTTCGTCCAGATGCTCTTCGGCGAGCTGTTCCCCAAGAACCTCGCGATCGCCCGCCCCGGCCCGGTCGCCGACCGGCTCGCCTTCTCGACCCTGGCCTACCTCAAGGCCACCGGCCCGCTGATCTGGGTCTTCGACCAGTCCTCGAACCTGCTCCTGCGCGCGCTGCGCATCGAGCCGGTCCACGACGTGGAGCACTCCGCGACCGCCCGCGACCTCGAGCACATCGTCGCCGACTCCCGCGAGGCCGGTGACCTGCCCGAGGAGCTCTCGGTGCTGCTCGACCGGATCCTCGACTTCCCGACCCGCGACGTCGAGCACGCGATGGTGCCGCGCCCCCGGGTCGGCACCGTCCCGGAAGGCACGCCCGTCGCCGACGTACGCCGCCTGATGGCCACCGGCCACTCCCGCTACCCGGTGCTCGACGCCGCCGGCGGGGTCCTCGGCGTGGTCCACCTCGCCGACGTCCTCGACGCCCCCGCCGGGGCGCAGCTGGCCGACCTGACCCGCCCCGCCCTCGTCGTCCCGACCCGGATGGCGCTGCCCGACGCCCTCGAGGAGCTCGTCCACAGCCGCAACGAGCTGGCCGCGGTCATCGACGAGCACGGCGGGTTCGTCGGCGCCCTGACGGTGGAGGACCTGGCCGAGGAGCTGGTCGGCGAGCTCACCGACGAGCACGACGAGCAGGTCCGGGTCGTGCTCGACGACGCCGGCGGCTCCTGGCTCGTGGCCGGCGACCAGCCCCTCGACGAGGTCGAGCGCACCCTCGACCAGGACCTGCCCACCGGCGACTACCAGACGCTCGCGGGCCTGGTCATCGCCGAGCACGGCCGGCTCCCGGAGGTCGGGACCGTCGTCGACATCCGGCTCCCCGACGACCCCGCCGACCTGGTCCACGAGGGGGAGCCGCACGCGCGGCACGCCCGGATGGAGGTGGTCGAGGTCGAGCAGCACGTCCCGGCCCTGCTGCGGATCACGCTGGTCCCCGCCGGGACCGGGGAGGAGTCCTGA
- a CDS encoding CNNM domain-containing protein, translating into MENPIVVAVATVLIIAASAFFVAVEFALMAAKKHRLEDAAASSRSARAALRSSSELTVLLAGSQLGITISVLALGAITKPAVHHWLTPVFEGWGAALWLADVAGFVLALVVVTFLHLVVGEMAPKSWAIAHPERSATMLAIPMRAFMWATRPMLRLLNDAANWCLRRVGVDPVDEMAAGQDPAALRQLVEHSANVGALDASYSAQLSGALDLETLTIGELVRPAPPTAVPATARVADVQAASRRSGHLRILVADGDDAIGLVHVRDTLEEPEDAPLGPLTRPLLRLPADTTVYAALARMRETSNQLAVVTDLGGPPRLPGVVTVADLLRRLLPMADQRA; encoded by the coding sequence ATGGAGAACCCGATCGTGGTGGCCGTCGCCACCGTCCTCATCATCGCCGCCAGCGCGTTCTTCGTCGCCGTCGAGTTCGCGCTGATGGCGGCCAAGAAGCACCGGCTCGAGGACGCCGCGGCCTCCAGCCGCTCCGCCCGCGCCGCGCTGCGCAGCTCCTCCGAGCTCACCGTCCTGCTCGCCGGCTCCCAGCTCGGCATCACCATCAGCGTCCTGGCGCTGGGTGCGATCACCAAGCCGGCCGTGCACCACTGGCTGACCCCGGTCTTCGAGGGCTGGGGCGCCGCGCTGTGGCTGGCCGACGTCGCCGGCTTCGTGCTCGCGCTGGTCGTGGTCACCTTCCTCCACCTCGTCGTCGGCGAGATGGCCCCGAAGTCGTGGGCCATCGCGCACCCCGAGCGGTCGGCCACGATGCTCGCGATCCCGATGCGCGCGTTCATGTGGGCGACCCGGCCGATGCTCCGGCTGCTCAACGACGCCGCGAACTGGTGCCTGCGCCGGGTCGGCGTCGACCCGGTCGACGAGATGGCCGCCGGTCAGGACCCGGCCGCGCTGCGTCAGCTGGTGGAGCACTCGGCCAACGTCGGCGCGCTCGACGCGTCGTACTCCGCCCAGCTCTCCGGCGCGCTGGACCTGGAGACGCTGACCATCGGCGAGCTGGTCCGCCCGGCGCCGCCGACCGCCGTGCCGGCGACGGCGCGCGTGGCCGACGTCCAGGCCGCGAGCCGCCGCTCGGGCCACCTGCGGATCCTGGTCGCCGACGGCGACGACGCGATCGGCCTGGTGCACGTCCGGGACACCCTCGAGGAGCCGGAGGACGCACCGCTCGGGCCGCTGACCCGGCCGCTGCTGCGGCTGCCGGCGGACACCACGGTGTACGCCGCGCTGGCGCGGATGCGGGAGACGAGCAACCAGCTCGCGGTGGTCACCGACCTCGGCGGGCCGCCCCGGCTGCCCGGCGTGGTGACCGTCGCCGACCTGCTGCGCCGGCTGCTGCCGATGGCCGACCAGCGGGCCTGA
- a CDS encoding fasciclin domain-containing protein yields the protein MKLQTLRRTGVAAAAISLSLGLAACSSEDDSDSASDGSSSSAAESPSETMSSPSEEETMAAEGAAAQTFGDACSAVPADGPGSFDGMVQDPVATAASNNPLLETLVTAVGAVDGLGDTLNSAEALTVFAPTNDAFAAIPEKQLQALLKDQKKLGAILSHHVVAGQLDPEAVVGKQDTLNKDTITVEGDTSGMTVDGATVLCGNIPTANATVYVIDQVLMPQG from the coding sequence ATGAAGCTCCAGACCCTGCGCCGCACGGGCGTCGCGGCCGCGGCCATCTCGCTCTCCCTCGGCCTCGCGGCCTGCAGCAGCGAGGACGACTCCGACAGCGCCTCCGACGGCAGCAGCAGCAGCGCCGCGGAGAGCCCCTCGGAGACCATGTCCTCGCCCAGCGAGGAGGAGACGATGGCGGCCGAGGGCGCCGCCGCCCAGACCTTCGGCGACGCGTGCTCCGCGGTCCCGGCCGACGGCCCCGGCTCGTTCGACGGCATGGTCCAGGACCCGGTCGCCACGGCTGCGTCCAACAACCCGCTGCTCGAGACCCTCGTGACCGCCGTCGGCGCGGTCGACGGCCTCGGCGACACCCTCAACTCGGCCGAGGCGCTCACCGTCTTCGCGCCCACCAACGACGCGTTCGCCGCGATCCCGGAGAAGCAGCTGCAGGCGCTCCTCAAGGACCAGAAGAAGCTCGGCGCGATCCTGTCGCACCACGTGGTCGCCGGCCAGCTCGACCCCGAGGCCGTCGTGGGCAAGCAGGACACGCTGAACAAGGACACCATCACCGTCGAGGGCGACACCTCGGGCATGACCGTCGACGGCGCGACCGTGCTGTGCGGCAACATCCCGACCGCCAACGCGACGGTGTACGTCATCGACCAGGTCCTCATGCCCCAGGGCTGA
- the sigK gene encoding ECF RNA polymerase sigma factor SigK produces MEHLRPVAPGGPAEGSPVAPDLADLLRAAGRGDQQAFAQLYDATCSRVVGMAVRVVRDPAQAEEVAQEAFLEIWRTASRYDPDRGSPLSWLLTITHRKAVDRVRSAEASTRRDQNYHHQNQPVPHDATAEAAHASLEARRVRTALGSLTPVQREALELAYFGGYTHTEVATMLELPVGTAKTRIRDGLIRLRDTMGVGS; encoded by the coding sequence GTGGAACACCTGAGGCCCGTCGCGCCGGGCGGACCCGCCGAGGGTTCGCCCGTCGCGCCCGACCTCGCCGACCTGCTGCGGGCGGCGGGGCGAGGGGACCAGCAAGCCTTCGCGCAGCTCTACGACGCCACCTGCTCGCGGGTGGTCGGCATGGCGGTCCGGGTCGTCCGCGACCCCGCCCAGGCCGAGGAGGTCGCCCAGGAGGCGTTCCTCGAGATCTGGCGGACCGCCAGCAGGTACGACCCCGACCGGGGCAGCCCGCTCTCGTGGCTGCTCACGATCACCCATCGCAAGGCCGTCGACCGGGTCCGCTCGGCCGAGGCCTCCACGCGACGGGACCAGAACTACCACCACCAGAACCAGCCGGTGCCGCACGACGCCACCGCCGAGGCCGCCCACGCCTCGCTGGAGGCCCGCCGGGTGCGCACCGCGCTCGGGAGCCTCACCCCGGTCCAGCGCGAGGCCTTGGAGCTGGCGTACTTCGGGGGTTATACCCACACCGAGGTGGCCACGATGCTGGAGCTGCCGGTGGGCACCGCCAAGACCCGGATCCGCGACGGGCTGATCCGATTGCGAGACACGATGGGAGTAGGGAGCTGA
- a CDS encoding anti-sigma factor, translating to MSDDIHALSGAYAVDALDDIERAQFERHLAGCEACREEVDGLRETAALLAETTMTTPSAELRDRVLAGIATVRPLPPVVPPHAPTGEGLPASPAPTTPSTRGPRRRWLTMVAAAAAVMAVGVGGTVVAQQPWSEDSSEAPRLSAVDRIKAADDVQTFRHRFPDGAEAVLYRSPSLNEAVVVTHDMGPAPDGKVYQAWLQHDDTMVSAGLMPEGPDNVVPLQGDPATADGFGITVEPAGGSVVPSKEKPVLLVEFT from the coding sequence ATGAGCGACGACATCCACGCCCTGTCCGGCGCCTACGCCGTCGACGCGCTGGACGACATCGAGCGCGCCCAGTTCGAGCGGCACCTCGCCGGCTGCGAGGCCTGCCGCGAGGAGGTCGACGGGCTGCGCGAGACCGCCGCCCTGCTGGCTGAGACGACGATGACCACGCCCAGCGCCGAGCTGCGCGACCGCGTCCTCGCCGGGATCGCCACCGTGCGTCCGCTGCCCCCCGTCGTACCCCCGCACGCCCCCACCGGCGAGGGCCTCCCGGCGTCGCCGGCGCCCACCACGCCCTCGACCCGGGGCCCGCGCCGTCGCTGGCTCACGATGGTCGCGGCGGCCGCCGCCGTCATGGCGGTCGGCGTCGGCGGCACGGTCGTGGCCCAGCAGCCGTGGTCCGAGGACTCCTCCGAGGCCCCGCGGCTCTCGGCGGTCGACCGGATCAAGGCCGCCGACGACGTCCAGACCTTCCGGCACCGCTTCCCCGACGGCGCGGAGGCCGTGCTCTACCGCTCGCCCTCGCTCAACGAGGCCGTCGTCGTCACCCACGACATGGGCCCGGCGCCGGACGGCAAGGTCTACCAGGCCTGGCTCCAGCACGACGACACGATGGTCTCGGCCGGGCTGATGCCCGAGGGACCGGACAACGTCGTCCCGCTGCAGGGCGACCCGGCCACGGCCGACGGCTTCGGCATCACCGTCGAGCCCGCCGGCGGCTCGGTCGTGCCGTCGAAGGAGAAGCCGGTGCTCCTGGTGGAGTTCACCTGA